The following coding sequences are from one Granulicella sp. L56 window:
- a CDS encoding SDR family oxidoreductase — MSQIDSTTPRKILVLGATSGIAEATCRIWAAQGARLFLVARNAEKLAAVATDLRTRGASYVDTAVADLDNTDQHPTLLAHAVNSLTGLDVAYLTYGILGDQAKAEQDFNTAAQIIYTNYMAPVSLLTWLANFCVQRHAGTLAVISSVAGDRGRKSNYLYGSSKAGLSAFLGGLRNRVDREGVTVLAIKPGPVKTAMTSGMKGSEKFADVDAVAKSIVNAIDKRQDTLYVPFQWQPIMFIIRNIPERIFKKLNL; from the coding sequence ATGAGTCAGATTGATAGCACCACTCCCCGCAAGATCCTCGTCCTTGGAGCCACCTCCGGCATCGCCGAAGCTACCTGCCGTATCTGGGCCGCACAAGGCGCGCGCCTGTTTCTCGTAGCCCGCAACGCAGAGAAGCTTGCCGCCGTCGCCACCGATCTACGCACTCGCGGCGCAAGCTACGTCGATACCGCCGTCGCCGACCTCGACAACACCGACCAGCATCCAACTTTGCTCGCTCATGCCGTCAACTCGCTGACCGGCCTCGATGTGGCGTACCTTACCTACGGCATCCTCGGCGATCAGGCCAAGGCCGAGCAGGATTTCAACACCGCCGCGCAGATCATCTACACCAACTACATGGCTCCGGTCTCGCTGCTGACGTGGCTGGCCAACTTCTGCGTCCAGCGCCATGCGGGAACGCTGGCCGTCATCTCGTCGGTCGCAGGAGACCGAGGGCGCAAGTCGAACTACCTCTACGGATCTTCCAAGGCTGGCCTGTCGGCGTTTCTAGGCGGGCTACGCAACCGCGTCGACCGCGAAGGCGTCACCGTGCTCGCCATCAAGCCCGGTCCGGTTAAGACAGCGATGACCTCCGGCATGAAGGGCAGCGAGAAGTTTGCCGATGTCGATGCCGTGGCTAAATCCATCGTCAACGCGATCGATAAGCGGCAGGACACTCTCTACGTGCCGTTCCAGTGGCAGCCGATCATGTTCATCATCCGCAATATCCCGGAGCGCATCTTCAAGAAGCTCAATCTCTGA
- a CDS encoding FAD-binding oxidoreductase, whose amino-acid sequence MPTASGTTPELNFRTPDEQFEGQAPFESWGRYPNYDANVVPLHWQSDYPAVASGMHNGVLPVGMGRSYGDVCLLNGGNLLVTTGLNRLIAFDPETGLLTAEAGITLAQILDFAVPRGFFLPVSPGTKYVTLGGAIANDIHGKNHHVAGTFGRHVTQFELVRSDGTRKLCSPTENSDFYAATIGGLGLTGLISWAQLRLKPIVSRLIDYEGIQFHGIDEFLDLTRRSQDIEYTVSWIDCASTGKNFARGVFMQGDHSTKRDMLTPSPKPKLVFPFDAPGFALNHLSVSLFNTAFFHKQIHNRVVALQDYEPFFYPLDKVLHWNRMYGKRGLLQFQYVIPWESAREGTITILKEVAKSGLASFLAVLKVFGDVPSPGMMSFPKPGITLALDFPIKPDKSFPLFERLADMTREFGGRLYPAKDAAMTAAQFQAFYPQWQQFARYRDPQLTSSFWERVTGDRPGL is encoded by the coding sequence ATGCCCACAGCTTCAGGAACAACGCCAGAATTGAACTTCCGCACCCCGGACGAGCAGTTCGAAGGTCAGGCGCCCTTTGAGTCCTGGGGCCGGTATCCGAACTACGACGCCAACGTGGTCCCTCTGCACTGGCAGAGCGACTACCCAGCCGTCGCCAGCGGGATGCACAACGGCGTGCTGCCCGTAGGCATGGGCCGAAGCTACGGCGACGTATGCCTGCTCAACGGCGGCAACCTGCTGGTCACCACCGGTCTGAACCGCCTGATCGCCTTCGATCCCGAGACCGGCCTGCTCACCGCCGAGGCCGGAATCACGCTGGCGCAGATCCTCGACTTCGCCGTTCCTCGTGGATTCTTTCTTCCCGTCTCGCCCGGCACGAAGTATGTGACTCTCGGCGGAGCCATCGCCAACGATATTCACGGCAAAAACCACCACGTCGCCGGAACCTTCGGCCGCCACGTTACGCAATTTGAACTAGTCCGCTCCGACGGCACGCGCAAGCTCTGCTCGCCAACCGAGAACTCTGACTTCTACGCTGCCACCATCGGCGGTCTCGGCCTCACCGGTCTTATTTCTTGGGCGCAACTGCGGCTCAAGCCCATCGTGTCGCGCCTCATCGACTACGAAGGCATTCAGTTCCACGGCATCGACGAGTTTCTCGACCTCACTCGTCGGAGCCAGGACATCGAATACACCGTAAGCTGGATCGACTGCGCCTCCACCGGCAAGAACTTTGCCCGCGGCGTCTTCATGCAGGGCGACCACTCGACCAAGCGCGATATGCTCACGCCCTCACCTAAACCGAAGCTGGTCTTCCCCTTCGACGCTCCCGGCTTCGCGCTGAACCATCTCTCCGTCAGCCTCTTCAACACTGCCTTCTTCCACAAGCAGATCCACAACCGCGTCGTCGCATTGCAGGACTACGAGCCTTTTTTCTATCCGCTCGACAAGGTGCTGCACTGGAACCGCATGTACGGCAAGCGCGGCCTGCTCCAGTTCCAGTACGTCATTCCGTGGGAGAGCGCACGCGAAGGCACCATCACCATCCTCAAAGAGGTCGCCAAGTCCGGCCTCGCCAGCTTCCTCGCCGTGCTCAAGGTCTTTGGCGATGTGCCCTCGCCCGGCATGATGAGCTTTCCCAAGCCCGGCATCACACTGGCGCTCGACTTCCCCATTAAGCCCGATAAGAGCTTCCCTCTCTTCGAGCGCCTCGCCGACATGACCCGCGAGTTCGGTGGCCGTCTCTACCCTGCCAAAGATGCAGCCATGACCGCGGCGCAGTTCCAGGCCTTCTATCCGCAGTGGCAGCAGTTCGCCCGCTACCGCGACCCGCAACTTACCTCCAGCTTCTGGGAGCGCGTCACAGGAGATCGACCAGGTTTATGA
- the rplT gene encoding 50S ribosomal protein L20, with the protein MPRVKRSTKRNDRRKKILKRASGYFLTKSKLYQAAQEAVERGLMFAYTGRKQKKRQYRALWIVRINAACRINGMSYSTFINGLKLAGNGLDRKILADIAVNDAAGFATLAEQAKGALKSAKDARATAAA; encoded by the coding sequence ATGCCCCGTGTAAAACGGAGTACAAAACGCAATGACCGGCGCAAAAAGATCCTCAAGCGCGCCAGTGGTTACTTCCTCACCAAATCCAAGCTCTATCAGGCAGCGCAGGAAGCCGTCGAGCGCGGACTCATGTTCGCCTATACCGGCCGCAAACAGAAGAAGCGGCAGTATCGCGCGCTCTGGATCGTGCGCATCAACGCAGCCTGCCGCATCAACGGCATGAGCTACTCGACCTTCATCAACGGCCTCAAGCTGGCAGGCAACGGCCTCGATCGCAAGATCCTCGCCGACATCGCCGTCAACGACGCCGCTGGCTTCGCGACCCTCGCCGAACAGGCCAAGGGTGCTTTGAAGTCCGCGAAGGACGCACGCGCCACAGCCGCAGCATAA
- the rpmI gene encoding 50S ribosomal protein L35, with protein MPKLKTHSGAAKRFKKTGTGKFKRGQSKMRHILTSKATKTKRKLGGQVLVSDADHAKVARMLPYA; from the coding sequence ATGCCAAAGCTGAAGACACACAGCGGCGCCGCAAAGCGCTTCAAGAAGACCGGTACGGGCAAATTCAAGCGCGGCCAGTCCAAGATGCGCCACATCCTCACCTCGAAGGCAACCAAGACCAAGCGCAAGCTTGGTGGCCAGGTTCTCGTCTCCGATGCGGATCACGCCAAAGTAGCACGGATGCTTCCTTACGCCTGA
- a CDS encoding DUF2059 domain-containing protein, whose protein sequence is MKLITRTLLALLLITPLFAHADEASKKAKVEELMQLTNMNQLMTQMLGQMSERMKASAAEQSANLKLTPAQQTVYDDYQQRIGNLITGSVNWDKMKPIMVQVYDETYTEEELDGILSFYRSPAGKAMVAKAPQLMSKSMALMVQQMRTLQPQIEQLTKDFAEQMQKSGPPPGTPTK, encoded by the coding sequence ATGAAGCTCATCACGAGAACCCTCCTCGCCCTTCTCCTCATCACTCCGCTCTTCGCCCACGCCGACGAAGCCTCCAAGAAGGCAAAGGTGGAAGAGTTGATGCAGCTCACCAACATGAACCAGCTGATGACGCAGATGCTGGGCCAGATGAGCGAGCGAATGAAGGCATCTGCGGCCGAGCAGTCAGCCAACCTGAAGCTGACGCCCGCGCAGCAGACCGTCTATGACGATTACCAGCAGAGGATCGGCAATCTCATCACCGGTTCCGTGAACTGGGACAAGATGAAGCCCATCATGGTTCAGGTCTACGACGAGACCTACACCGAAGAAGAGCTCGACGGCATCCTGAGCTTCTACCGCTCACCCGCCGGAAAGGCAATGGTCGCCAAAGCGCCCCAACTGATGTCAAAGAGCATGGCGCTGATGGTGCAGCAGATGCGCACGCTCCAACCCCAGATCGAGCAGCTCACCAAAGATTTCGCCGAGCAGATGCAAAAGTCAGGCCCACCACCCGGGACACCTACAAAATAA
- the bla gene encoding subclass B3 metallo-beta-lactamase, which translates to MLTGSMMAVAATSMQDPAWTTPFPPYRIAGNLYYVGSKDLASYLIVTPQGDILINSSLTSSPQLIKKSVEQLGFKFSDVKILLISHAHWDHAAGSAEVKKLTGAQYMVMDADVPVVESGGRKDFHYGKSPDDWYPPAKVDRVLHDGSEVRLGSMVLVAHLTPGHTKGCTTWTMKVTDGGKTYNVVIVGSPNMNPGYKLVGDPAYPQMAADYEKGFRVLKSLPCDIFLGAHGSYYDMLEKYARLKQDGVNAFVDPAGYKAYIADRESAFKAELAKQQRGKR; encoded by the coding sequence ATGTTGACGGGATCGATGATGGCGGTGGCAGCAACCAGTATGCAGGACCCGGCGTGGACGACACCGTTTCCGCCGTACCGGATTGCCGGGAACCTGTACTACGTCGGCAGCAAGGACCTGGCGTCGTACCTGATCGTCACGCCGCAGGGAGACATCCTCATCAACAGCAGCCTGACCAGCTCACCCCAGCTGATTAAGAAGAGCGTCGAGCAGTTGGGGTTCAAGTTCAGCGATGTAAAGATTCTGCTGATCAGCCACGCGCACTGGGACCATGCGGCGGGCAGCGCCGAGGTGAAGAAGCTGACCGGCGCACAATACATGGTGATGGACGCGGACGTTCCGGTGGTGGAGTCGGGCGGAAGGAAGGACTTTCATTATGGCAAGTCGCCGGATGACTGGTACCCTCCTGCCAAGGTTGACCGTGTGCTGCATGATGGCAGCGAGGTTCGGCTTGGCAGCATGGTGCTGGTCGCACACCTGACGCCGGGGCATACCAAGGGCTGCACGACCTGGACGATGAAGGTGACCGACGGCGGGAAGACGTACAACGTCGTGATTGTGGGCAGCCCGAATATGAACCCCGGTTATAAGCTGGTGGGCGATCCGGCGTATCCGCAGATGGCCGCGGACTATGAGAAAGGGTTTCGAGTGCTGAAGTCGCTGCCCTGCGACATCTTTCTGGGAGCGCATGGCAGCTACTACGACATGCTGGAGAAGTATGCGCGGCTGAAGCAAGACGGCGTAAATGCATTCGTCGATCCTGCGGGATATAAGGCTTATATCGCCGACAGGGAGAGTGCGTTTAAGGCGGAGCTGGCGAAGCAGCAGCGAGGGAAGAGGTAA
- a CDS encoding M48 family metallopeptidase — MRLRTILLLLVALAALLTAPQWVKSTTVTEAQALHVAAQDQTAYTLPPAKLKQAEGLFRVRTILYFVGSVWSILQLLLLLALGVPPRLRDIAVRAAENRLAQCFLFTLLLFGAIAVLDAPLYVYGHHLGLAYGLSVQHWPSWLWDQVKSFVMVWIVGGMLVMVLFWVIRRSPGRWWLWFWMPAMVAVLFGVFLAPVLVDPLFNKFEPLQQSNPALVAQLEKVVARSGISLPPDRMFYMRASSKVTGLNAYVTGFGPSKRLVLWDTTIKDATPDELSSVFGHELGHYALHHIALGLVFTGLLLLVAFFVGQKLTEWLLRRYGARWGIGSQNDWAFLVVLLLALNTLSFFLAPIENAFSRSIEHAADVYGQEAVHGIVADPQAVTQQAFQRLGEASLEDPVAHPFIEFWTYSHPSIESRAAFAATYNPWVIGEHPKFFPKDRNAIF; from the coding sequence ATGCGTCTTCGAACAATTTTGCTCCTGCTGGTTGCGCTGGCCGCTCTGCTGACGGCGCCGCAGTGGGTGAAGAGCACCACGGTTACCGAAGCGCAGGCGTTACACGTTGCCGCGCAGGATCAAACTGCCTATACGCTTCCGCCTGCGAAGTTGAAGCAGGCCGAGGGGCTCTTCCGTGTGCGGACGATCCTGTACTTTGTTGGCAGCGTGTGGAGCATTCTGCAACTGCTTCTACTGCTGGCGCTGGGTGTTCCACCACGGCTGCGCGATATTGCGGTGAGGGCTGCGGAGAATCGGCTGGCGCAGTGCTTCTTATTTACGCTGCTGCTGTTTGGCGCGATCGCGGTGCTGGATGCGCCGCTGTATGTGTACGGGCATCATCTGGGGCTGGCGTATGGGCTCTCGGTGCAGCACTGGCCGAGCTGGCTGTGGGACCAGGTCAAGAGCTTTGTGATGGTGTGGATTGTGGGCGGAATGCTGGTGATGGTGCTGTTCTGGGTGATTCGCCGCTCGCCCGGGCGATGGTGGCTGTGGTTCTGGATGCCGGCGATGGTGGCAGTCCTGTTTGGGGTCTTTTTAGCGCCGGTGTTGGTCGATCCGCTCTTCAACAAGTTCGAGCCATTGCAGCAGTCGAACCCCGCGCTGGTCGCGCAACTGGAGAAGGTCGTTGCGCGCAGCGGCATCAGCCTGCCGCCGGACCGGATGTTCTATATGCGTGCCAGCAGCAAGGTCACCGGGTTGAATGCCTACGTCACCGGCTTTGGCCCATCGAAGCGGCTGGTGCTGTGGGACACCACGATCAAAGATGCCACGCCGGATGAGCTGTCCTCGGTATTTGGCCACGAGCTGGGCCACTATGCGCTGCACCATATCGCGCTGGGGCTGGTGTTCACCGGATTGCTGTTGCTGGTGGCGTTCTTTGTCGGGCAGAAGCTGACGGAATGGCTGCTGCGGCGTTATGGCGCGCGGTGGGGGATTGGGTCGCAGAACGACTGGGCGTTTCTGGTGGTGCTGTTGCTGGCGCTGAATACGTTGTCGTTTTTCTTAGCGCCGATTGAGAATGCCTTCAGCCGGTCGATCGAACATGCCGCAGACGTCTATGGGCAGGAGGCGGTTCATGGCATCGTGGCCGATCCTCAGGCGGTGACGCAGCAAGCGTTTCAACGGCTCGGCGAGGCATCGCTTGAAGATCCTGTAGCGCACCCTTTTATTGAATTTTGGACTTACAGCCATCCTTCGATCGAGAGCCGTGCAGCCTTTGCCGCCACATACAACCCATGGGTTATCGGCGAGCATCCAAAATTCTTTCCAAAGGATCGCAATGCGATTTTTTAA
- a CDS encoding histidine triad nucleotide-binding protein — translation MPIDCLFCKIVEGKIPASRVYEDELCIGFPDINPQAPTHLLIIPKQHIASQAKAAAEHTPLLGHLLATAAEIARSRKLNGGYRVVVNTGDDGGQTVNHLHLHLLGGRHMDWPPG, via the coding sequence ATGCCTATTGACTGCCTGTTCTGCAAAATCGTTGAAGGAAAGATCCCGGCGAGCCGCGTTTACGAAGACGAACTCTGCATCGGCTTTCCTGATATCAATCCCCAAGCCCCTACGCATCTGCTCATCATCCCCAAGCAGCACATCGCCTCGCAGGCGAAGGCTGCCGCCGAACATACGCCTCTGCTGGGCCATCTGCTCGCCACGGCTGCTGAGATTGCGCGCAGCCGTAAGTTGAATGGCGGCTATCGCGTGGTCGTCAACACCGGCGATGACGGCGGCCAGACGGTGAACCATCTGCACCTGCATCTGCTGGGCGGGCGGCATATGGACTGGCCTCCGGGCTAG